AAGAAACTCGGTCCCTTCCACCCCTCCGTTGACGAACGGCGTAAGAAACGTGAGGCTGCGAGGGACACGGCTGAAGAAATAGACGACCCCGCTGATCAGATCGATGATCGACGGTTCTTCATCCTCGAGGGACATCAGCGTGATGGTGGTGTTTTGATCGAGGCGCAGGAATGTTTCGTTCGTCAGGAGCAGGGCCGCGCGGCTATGCCGTTCGACTCTGATCATGTCACCGGAGCAGCAAAGATCATTCATCACGACAGGAGACCAGATGGACTCTCCCCGCCGGCGGATCTCCACCCGGCCCTGCACGGACACGACCCTGGCCGACACTCCGTCGCAGCGCTCCCGCGCTTCCCCTGCCGCCGCACAAGTGGCGCCAGGGATTAGGAAAAACCACAACACCGATGTCGTCATGGCAAGACATTTCAAAAAGCGCATCGGTTCCCGCCTTTCCACCCTGGTGATGCTTGCAAGGGAGCGCAAGCTCAGTCACGGAGACAAAGGAAATCAAGCGTTTGCACTGAGGCGACCTGCAGCTCGCTGCACAAGCGGCGCAGACTGACGTCGAGACTGGCCAAAACGATCCCATCCGGATCGAAGCTACTTGCGGTCCAGACTGATCTCCCCTTTCCAACCCTCGGCCGGCGGTGAAGCGATGCACCCAGGAATGATTCCCATGTAATAGCGGCTTGGGCCGTCTTCGCCTCGCATGCCTATGCATTCCGCGAAAAGCCGCAGCGCCTCTTCCCAGTCCCGTCTTCGAAAGGCCTTTAATCCCCTTTCAAAAACATTGCACAGACTCAAAACCAGGTCATCAGCTTCCCCCCTTCGGCCGAGCAGCTCGAACACTCGAACGGGCTGCGACTTTCCCGCAAAGACAAACGAACCTACCTCCCGGGCGATGACGGCCTCAACCTCGCCCAACACCGCTTCGGAAACCAGCCTTTTGGTCGACAGGAACTTGTTGAGACCCTCGATCCGCGAGGCCGTATTGACGATGTCCCCCACCGGGCGGTATGCATAGCGCCCTCTGGCACCAACATTGCCGAGGTAAATGTAGCCACCGTGAAGACCGATCCGGGTCGGCATCGCCACCCCTTCAGGAGAACAACCGAAAGACTCGACCGCTTCGTTGATCTCGAGCACAGCCAGGCAGGCCTCCTCGCAGACATCGGCCTCCGGCCGGGCGGTAGTCCACATGGCGAGCATCCCGTCCCCGATGACTTCGACCACCAGCCCGCCATGACGCCTGACAGGCTCGAACAGGGCATCGAAATATCGGTTCATGAAGCGATTGAGCGATTGAGGATCCATGGATTCCGAGAGGCTGGTATAGCTTTCAGCGTCCGTGAACAGGCATATCCCGTAAACCACCCCGCTGGATACCTCGTCCACTGAGAGATCCTGGAGCAACCCGTCTACAACCCCATCGGGCAAATAGTATCCGAACGCCTCCCGCATCCTGCGCCTCTCTTTTTGCACCCTCCCGTATTTCCAAAGGACACTGCCGAAGAAAGCGACCGGCAACTGGATTCCGAGAGGAATCATCAGCGGCCACCACACCGCTGCATGATCGAAGCGGTACCACGCGAAAAGCAGGTAGACACCCCCGAAAGCCAGAGCTCCGGCGGCGGCGGGAAACGCAGGCAGCAAAAAACAGATCAACCCCAGCACAACTCCGGAGCAGGTGATGACGAGCAGGCGCAGAAGCATTGGCAAGGGTTCGACGCTGTTGCCCTGCAGGAGGTTTGCAAAGGACGTAGCCGCGATCTCGACCCCGCTCACGTCTTCGCCGCTCGACAAGGAAAAGACCGTATCGAAACCATCCTTTCGCTGAGGCCGAAGGCTTTCGCTCATTCCGACAAAGAAGGCGGTTCGTGACTCGGGAAGGCCGAAATTCAAAGGGTCGGCCAACGTCTGGATCATTTTGTAGAAGGAGATGGTCCGAAAAGTACCTGCCGGACCGTAATGATTGAGATAGCAGTCAGGAGGCTGGCCGTACATCCTGATGAGCGATCTGAGGCCCTGCAGGCGGGCTTGGTCCAACGTTCCATTCGAAAGGCGATAAGACTCCGACTCCAATGCCTCCAGCATCCGTCCCGAAAGGGATGGATCCAGTAAGAAGAGCCTCCTGACATCCCTGATTCGATCGGCGAATTCGCCGGCTTTCTGCGGCCTGGCAAGGCCCGCTTTGAATCGCTCGGCCTCATCCGGGCAAAACCGGACGAGAAGTTCCAGGAATTCAGGGTAGACATCCTTTGCAAAGATTTGAAAAGCCGCCACCGGCAGCGTCGGCACATCCCCTGCAGTTTCTTTGACAGTCCAGAAGCGATTCAAGCGGAGCGGTATTCTCGGCAACGGAAACGGTGCCACCGCAGCGGCAGAAATAGCCAGGGCATCGACGGGGGTCTTCAGCGTCTCGAGATTTGCAAAGCCGATTTCCTTCCCCTCTGCACTCCTGATCGGCACGGACAACTGTTGGATGGAATGGCACAGAACAACGTTGCAGCCCTTTTCCATCGCCGAGGCAAATACCCTGTCCTCCTCCGGCCTGGACTCCTCGAAGAAAAGATCGAAGACGATCACCGCCGCACCCAGGGCATTGAGTTTATCCACGAGCAGTCCGTAAAGCGAGCGTGGCCAAAGGTAGGGTTTATCCGGAAGTCCCATGGCGTTTGCCGAGGCCTTGTCGAGGGCGACGATGCAGACTTGGGCGGGTGGGCATTTGGCACCCCTGAGTCTGAACAGCAGGGCAAGCCCCATATCTTCCTCCACCCGGAGTAGCCATGGAAAAAGAAGAACGCCCACTGCGGCGATAAACAGGGCTGCGACGAGTGCCTTTTTGACTGCCAAGGGCTGCCCCTGTCCTGCCAGGTATCGTTTGACCTGTTATAGAATTGACCTGTGAGTCGGGCTTTGGTTAAGAAGCCATATGAATGAAAGACTTTGCCAAAAGGCGGTTGGCTGCGAGTTGTGCCACGTAGACGCGCTTCCCCGGGCGGCGCTCCGGGTTCAGAAACGGCTGAAAGCTGAGGAGTGGTTTGAATCGGGAAAAATGTTTATTCGGGCTCGAAAATCGAATTCACAGAAAAATCAATGGGCGTCACCTGCCCCTTATTCCGCTTTTGAAAGACCTTGAAGTATCTTGGCGCTGCAGGGCCGAAAGGACCGGTATTTCGCGAAATCAACACGGCTGCGCTTCATCCCGGGACCCATCGCCCGCAGAACGACGCCCGGCACGCAACCCGGCCGCATCGCCGCAACAAGCTCCTCGCGCCGTATATCAGTCCAAGGGTGCCCTGTAGAGGCGGATGTCATCCACCCAGACCGTTCCCGCACCTTCGATGACGAGATTCAGCCGGATATTGTCGGGATTCTGACCAGATTGAAGCATGAACGGTGTTTCAACAGTGACCCAACCGTTCGTCCCGCTCAGAGTTGACTGAAGCCCCTTCGAAAAATATTCGCCGCCGTCGGGGAAATGACACCACATTTCGAGGTAGGTCTTTCCCTCGAGGGCCTCTGTGCTGAGCTTTGCCTGATATACCACCCGGGCATTCTCCACATCCATGTCCCCGGTCTCATAAAGCCTGACGGACCGCCGACCTCCCGCATCGATGCGGATCGACCCGTTCCCGTCACTGCTCCTGTCTGTATCCAGGCGGACGCCGTCTCGGGAGATCACTCCTTCCAAACGGTCCACCGGGAAATGCTTCAGTTCCACAGGCT
Above is a window of Desulfatiglans anilini DSM 4660 DNA encoding:
- a CDS encoding adenylate/guanylate cyclase domain-containing protein yields the protein MAVKKALVAALFIAAVGVLLFPWLLRVEEDMGLALLFRLRGAKCPPAQVCIVALDKASANAMGLPDKPYLWPRSLYGLLVDKLNALGAAVIVFDLFFEESRPEEDRVFASAMEKGCNVVLCHSIQQLSVPIRSAEGKEIGFANLETLKTPVDALAISAAAVAPFPLPRIPLRLNRFWTVKETAGDVPTLPVAAFQIFAKDVYPEFLELLVRFCPDEAERFKAGLARPQKAGEFADRIRDVRRLFLLDPSLSGRMLEALESESYRLSNGTLDQARLQGLRSLIRMYGQPPDCYLNHYGPAGTFRTISFYKMIQTLADPLNFGLPESRTAFFVGMSESLRPQRKDGFDTVFSLSSGEDVSGVEIAATSFANLLQGNSVEPLPMLLRLLVITCSGVVLGLICFLLPAFPAAAGALAFGGVYLLFAWYRFDHAAVWWPLMIPLGIQLPVAFFGSVLWKYGRVQKERRRMREAFGYYLPDGVVDGLLQDLSVDEVSSGVVYGICLFTDAESYTSLSESMDPQSLNRFMNRYFDALFEPVRRHGGLVVEVIGDGMLAMWTTARPEADVCEEACLAVLEINEAVESFGCSPEGVAMPTRIGLHGGYIYLGNVGARGRYAYRPVGDIVNTASRIEGLNKFLSTKRLVSEAVLGEVEAVIAREVGSFVFAGKSQPVRVFELLGRRGEADDLVLSLCNVFERGLKAFRRRDWEEALRLFAECIGMRGEDGPSRYYMGIIPGCIASPPAEGWKGEISLDRK